The genome window TGCGAATGAAGTTGAAAAATATGCTTTGAAACTTCCTTCAAATTTGAAAAACCTAAAAATAATTAATGTACCTCAGAACTTTTTTGAAAAACATCGTTCCTTGATTAACTGGGTTTTTCTTTTTACTCCTTTTTTACTTATGATTATTTTTGCTTTATTAAATGCCTTAAAAGAGAAACAAATAGCTGCACGAAAATTAAAACAACGCGTTGAATTTGATAAACTATTATTAAATGCCATTGAATCTCCAATATTTTGGCAAGATGAAAATGGAATAATATTAGATGCAAACGCTCGTTTTTGTGAACTGGTAGATATTACCTATTTTAATTTAAAGGGTGCACGATTAGATGGTTTTATCAGTCATTATCCAAGAGCCTATGAAATTTCAAGCTTTTTAAATAAAAATAAACTTTTAATATCTAAGGGTGAAAAAATATATGCAAAAGACCTGATATCAAAGAAAAATATTTATTTAATTTCTCAAACTTCTTATCAAAGTGTTGATAATGGAAGTGGAACGGTAACTATTTTTACAGATGTAACAAAAGAAAAAGAAAGAGAAGAAGAGAAAATAAAACATGTACAATATATGATTCAGCAATCCAAGCTTGCTGAAATTGGGGAAGTTTTTTCTTCTATTGCTCACCAATGGAAGTCTCCTTTAGTTGAGATTACTGCTTTAGCTCAAGATATGTTTTACAGTGGAAATCATGGAGATAAAGAAGAAGATTCTTATCATATTAATAATATTATGATTCAAGCAAAATATATGACAGATACTATTAATGATTTTCAAGATTTTATTATTCCTTCAAAAGAAAAAACAAGTTTTAATGTTTTTACTACGATTGAGTCAATGTTGAATATTGTTAAACATAATATGAAGTATAATTATATTGATATCAAACTAGATGTTAATCCTTCATCTAATTTATTTGTATATGGATATGAGAATGAGTTTATGCAAGCAATTTTAAATATTGTAAATAACGCCAAAGAAGCTTTATTATATAATGAAAAAAAGAACAGAGAGTTAAAGATTGTTTTTAAAAACCAAAACGGTCAAATTTTAATCTATATCAGTGACAATGGCCCTGGAATTGCAAGTGAAGATCATAAAAATATTTTTCGACAATATTTTTCAACCAAAGAAAAAGGAAATGGAATTGGTTTGTATATGACACGACTGATTATAGAAGATAAACTCTTAGGCGAAATAAGCTGCCTTCCTTGTGAAATAGGAAGTAAATTTTTAATTAAACTAAAGGCGTATAATGAAACTATTAGTGCTTGAAGATAATGTGACATTATCCAATGTAATGAAAAAAGGTCTTGAAAAAGAAGGTTATCAAGTAGATTGTTTTGATGATGGAGAAAGTGCATTGGATGCTATTAATAATGGTTATTCTTGTTTTATTCTAGATATTAATGTACCTTCTTTAGATGGAATTTCTTTGCTTAAACATATTCGTTCTTATAATAAAGATACAACAGTACTCATTATAAGCTCAAATCATGAACTAGACAAAATCAAAAGTTCTTATGAGTTTGGCTGTAATGATTATATTAAAAAACCTTTTTTTATATATGAATTGGTGCAAAAAGTGAAACACTTATGTGTAGTACCTAGCAAATTTATTCAGTTCTCACCCCAATGTAAATATTCTTTTGTTGAGCATATTTTGTATGAAAACGATGAAAAAATAATTCTAACAAAAAAAGAGATTCTATTTTTAGAATTGTATATTGTAAATTTGAATAAAGTTGTATCTTATGAAGAACTTGAAACGTACGTTTGGGAAGGAGAGATAACCAATCTTGATAATATTAGAGCACTGGTAAAAAGATTAAGAAAAAAGCTGCCAGAAGGTTCTATTAAGATAGTTACAGGACTTGGATATACCTTAGGAAACACTGTTAAACTAAGCTAATAGCAATTCCTAACAAAATAACAGCTGAGGATAAGAGCAGTTTAAGACTTAAACTCTCTCCTAAA of Campylobacteraceae bacterium contains these proteins:
- a CDS encoding response regulator transcription factor; its protein translation is MKLLVLEDNVTLSNVMKKGLEKEGYQVDCFDDGESALDAINNGYSCFILDINVPSLDGISLLKHIRSYNKDTTVLIISSNHELDKIKSSYEFGCNDYIKKPFFIYELVQKVKHLCVVPSKFIQFSPQCKYSFVEHILYENDEKIILTKKEILFLELYIVNLNKVVSYEELETYVWEGEITNLDNIRALVKRLRKKLPEGSIKIVTGLGYTLGNTVKLS